A genomic window from Zootoca vivipara chromosome Z, rZooViv1.1, whole genome shotgun sequence includes:
- the LOC118078711 gene encoding PHD finger protein 6 isoform X1, translated as MSAAAGQKKGPGRQRKCGLCRSNKDNECGQLLFSENQKVAAHHKCMLFSSALVSSPSDNESLGGFSVDDVEKEIKRGTKLMCALCHCPGATVGCDVKTCHKTYHYYCALHDKAQIRERPSQGIYMILCRKHKKAPHNSEDLGEDLNERNESEAPPPKKKGRKGRPRKLSPRGQPEDSRSTSSHGTDDVESSSYRDRSPHRSSPSDAKPKCGFCHAGEEENEARGKLHIFNAKKAAAHYKCMLFSSGTVQLTTTSRAEFGDFDIKTVLQEIKRGKRMKCTLCSQSGATIGCEIKACIRTYHYHCGVQDKAKYIENMSRGIYKLYCKNHSGNDERDEEDEERESRSRERSIADHSGFSQQLNGN; from the exons ATGTCGGCAGCAGCTGGGCAGAAGAAGGGACCCGGCCGGCAGCGCAAGTGCGGCCTCTGCAGGTCCAACAAGGATAACGAATGTGGGCAGCTCCTGTTCTCTGAAAACCAGAAGGTGGCGGCGCATCATAAGTGCATG CTTTTTTCATCTGCCTTGGTATCGTCGCCCTCCGATAACGAGAGTCTCGGGGGCTTTTCCGTTGATGACgttgaaaaggaaataaaaaggggCACCAAGCTG ATGTGCGCCTTATGCCACTGCCCCGGAGCAACTGTGGGTTGCGACGTCAAAACCTGCCACAAGACATATCACTACTATTGTGCGTTGCACGACAAGGCTCAGATCCGAGAGAGACCTTCTCAAGGCATTTACAT GATATTATGTCGAAAGCACAAGAAAGCGCCGCACAACTCTGAAG attTAGGAGAAGATTTGAACGAACGGAATGAGTCGGAGGCGCCCCCTCCCAAGAAGAAGGGGCGCAAAGGAAGGCCCAGAAAATTGAGCCCCCGAGGGCAGCCAGAAGATAGCCGATCCACATCTTCGCACGGCACAGACGATGTAGAAAGCAGTTCTTAC AGAGACAGGTCGCCGCACCGAAGCAGCCCCAGCGACGCGAAACCGAAATGCGGGTTCTGCCACGCGGGCGAAGAAGAAAACGAAGCCCGGGGGAAGCTTCATATCTTCAATGCGAAAAAGGCCGCAGCGCATTACAAGTGCATG ctgttcTCTTCTGGCACTGTGCAATTGACGACCACAtcgagggccgagtttggcgACTTTGACATTAAAACTGTCCTTCAAGAAATCAAACGGGGGAAGAGAATG AAATGCACCCTTTGTAGCCAATCTGGCGCAACAATTGGGTGTGAAATCAAGGCCTGTATCCGGACTTACCATTACCACTGCGGAGTGCAAGACAAAGCGAAATACATTGAGAACATGTCGCGAGGAATTTACAA GCTTTACTGCAAAAACCACAGCGGCAACGATGAGCGGGATGAAGAGGACGAAGAGCGAGAGAGCAGAAGTCGCGAGAGGTCAATAGCGGACCACAGTGGATTTTCTCAGCAGCTCAATGGGAACTAG
- the LOC118078711 gene encoding PHD finger protein 6 isoform X2 — protein sequence MSAAAGQKKGPGRQRKCGLCRSNKDNECGQLLFSENQKVAAHHKCMLFSSALVSSPSDNESLGGFSVDDVEKEIKRGTKLMCALCHCPGATVGCDVKTCHKTYHYYCALHDKAQIRERPSQGIYMILCRKHKKAPHNSEGEDLNERNESEAPPPKKKGRKGRPRKLSPRGQPEDSRSTSSHGTDDVESSSYRDRSPHRSSPSDAKPKCGFCHAGEEENEARGKLHIFNAKKAAAHYKCMLFSSGTVQLTTTSRAEFGDFDIKTVLQEIKRGKRMKCTLCSQSGATIGCEIKACIRTYHYHCGVQDKAKYIENMSRGIYKLYCKNHSGNDERDEEDEERESRSRERSIADHSGFSQQLNGN from the exons ATGTCGGCAGCAGCTGGGCAGAAGAAGGGACCCGGCCGGCAGCGCAAGTGCGGCCTCTGCAGGTCCAACAAGGATAACGAATGTGGGCAGCTCCTGTTCTCTGAAAACCAGAAGGTGGCGGCGCATCATAAGTGCATG CTTTTTTCATCTGCCTTGGTATCGTCGCCCTCCGATAACGAGAGTCTCGGGGGCTTTTCCGTTGATGACgttgaaaaggaaataaaaaggggCACCAAGCTG ATGTGCGCCTTATGCCACTGCCCCGGAGCAACTGTGGGTTGCGACGTCAAAACCTGCCACAAGACATATCACTACTATTGTGCGTTGCACGACAAGGCTCAGATCCGAGAGAGACCTTCTCAAGGCATTTACAT GATATTATGTCGAAAGCACAAGAAAGCGCCGCACAACTCTGAAG GAGAAGATTTGAACGAACGGAATGAGTCGGAGGCGCCCCCTCCCAAGAAGAAGGGGCGCAAAGGAAGGCCCAGAAAATTGAGCCCCCGAGGGCAGCCAGAAGATAGCCGATCCACATCTTCGCACGGCACAGACGATGTAGAAAGCAGTTCTTAC AGAGACAGGTCGCCGCACCGAAGCAGCCCCAGCGACGCGAAACCGAAATGCGGGTTCTGCCACGCGGGCGAAGAAGAAAACGAAGCCCGGGGGAAGCTTCATATCTTCAATGCGAAAAAGGCCGCAGCGCATTACAAGTGCATG ctgttcTCTTCTGGCACTGTGCAATTGACGACCACAtcgagggccgagtttggcgACTTTGACATTAAAACTGTCCTTCAAGAAATCAAACGGGGGAAGAGAATG AAATGCACCCTTTGTAGCCAATCTGGCGCAACAATTGGGTGTGAAATCAAGGCCTGTATCCGGACTTACCATTACCACTGCGGAGTGCAAGACAAAGCGAAATACATTGAGAACATGTCGCGAGGAATTTACAA GCTTTACTGCAAAAACCACAGCGGCAACGATGAGCGGGATGAAGAGGACGAAGAGCGAGAGAGCAGAAGTCGCGAGAGGTCAATAGCGGACCACAGTGGATTTTCTCAGCAGCTCAATGGGAACTAG